In the genome of Pangasianodon hypophthalmus isolate fPanHyp1 chromosome 23, fPanHyp1.pri, whole genome shotgun sequence, one region contains:
- the mbpa gene encoding myelin basic protein translates to MATAGTSGLGRRKKAPGLMDQIGRFFGGDKKKRGKGSFRGHLSSSPPRAQHSSSRRRGDVNPVLHFFRSFVSSPRPKSRWRELLGLASPSPRGSESIRSPHRRRREQNTLSRIFNLGESRSRSPPKRWSTIF, encoded by the exons ATGGCTACTGCAGGCACCTCAGGGCTGGGACGCAGGAAGAAGGCTCCTGGTCTCATGGATCAAATTGGCAGGTTCTTTGGAGGGGATAAGAAGAAAAGAGGGAAG GGTTCATTCCGTGGTCACCTGTCTTCCTCACCCCCAAGAGCCCAGCATTCCTCATCCCGACGCCGTGGAGATGTGAACCCTGTCCTTCATTTCTTCAGGAGCTTT GTGTCCTCTCCTCGCCCTAAGTCAAGG TGGAGGGAACTCTTGGGCCTG GCATCACCATCGCCGCGTGGCTCAGAGAGTATCAGATCGCCCCACAGACGCCGCAGAGAACAGAACACACTCTCCAGAATCTTCAATCTG GGAGAAAGTAGATCTCGTTCTCCACCCAAACGCTGGAGCACCATCTTCTGA